One genomic window of Magnolia sinica isolate HGM2019 chromosome 3, MsV1, whole genome shotgun sequence includes the following:
- the LOC131241314 gene encoding probable WRKY transcription factor 41, producing the protein MENAGEWEKSLVINELVQGQEFVKQLQMHLDPSSPAELRELLLGRILSSITKALSMLKSNDSEGDPQLTGPTTNTDSPHSISGSPRSENSDRDCKDQERRDISKKRKMLPKWTEQVRICSGAGLEGPLDDGYSWRKYGQKDILGANFPRSYYRCTHRNVQGCLATKQVQRSDEDPAIFEVTYRGTHTCIQAAHLMHASSRKQEQQEHRQHQQQPQQVLLNFRSGLKVKTEDMESQKLNPSSFSFPSTTSITNNNYSDNTVKPENNIFSPAALESHFMGSFSPTFISPATSESNFFSVSPCRMSSYGGGPNLQTSESDLTEIISAATSASNSSLVDLDFRTLDDPDFPFDASNFFS; encoded by the exons ATGGAGAACGCCGGAGAATGGGAGAAGAGCCTGGTGATCAATGAGCTAGTGCAAGGGCAGGAGTTTGTGAAGCAGCTGCAGATGCATCTTGACCCCTCTTCTCCAGCTGAATTGCGCGAACTGCTATTGGGGAGGATCTTGTCTTCCATTACTAAAGCTCTTTCGATGCTCAAATCAAATGATTCGGAGGGGGATCCGCAGTTGACAGGTCCCACCACCAACACAGATTCCCCGCATTCCATCAGTGGGAGCCCACGGAGTGAGAATTCTGACCGGGACTGTAAGGATCAGGAACGCCGTGATATCTCCAAGAAAAG AAAGATGCTGCCGAAATGGACAGAGCAAGTGCGCATTTGCAGTGGTGCCGGGCTCGAAGGGCCTCTTGATGATGGCTATAGTTGGAGAAAATATGGGCAGAAAGACATCCTTGGTGCTAATTTTCCAAG AAGCTATTATCGGTGTACACACCGTAACGTTCAAGGGTGCTTGGCCACGAAGCAAGTACAGAGATCTGATGAAGATCCCGCGATCTTCGAAGTCACATACCGAGGAACACATACATGCATCCAAGCAGCTCATCTGATGCACGCATCATCAAGAAAACAAGAGCAACAAGAGCATAGACAACATCAGCAGCAGCCACAACAAGTACTCCTCAACTTCCGGTCTGGTCTCAAAGTAAAAACCGAAGACATGGAGAGCCAAAAACTCAACCCTTcatccttctcctttccttcgaCGACATCGATCACCAACAACAACTACAGTGACAACACTGTGAAGCCTGAAAACAACATATTTTCTCCGGCAGCCCTTGAGAGTCATTTCATGGGCAGTTTCAGCCCCACGTTTATATCGCCAGCAACATCAGAATCCAACTTCTTCTCAGTGTCGCCGTGCCGGATGAGCAGCTATGGTGGGGGGCCGAATCTGCAGACCTCGGAATCGGATTTGACTGAAATAATCTCCGCCGCTACATCGGCTTCGAATTCTTCGCTGGTGGACTTGGATTTCAGGACCCTCGACGACCCGGATTTCCCATTCGATGCATCCAACTTCTTCTCTTGA